In the Aristaeella hokkaidonensis genome, CTACCTGATGTCCGGTTCCTACGATCTGCTCGTCCTCGTGGAAGCCCGTACGCTGAAGGAGCTGGCGGCTTTTGTCGCTTCCAAGCTTTCTCCGCTCGAAACGGTCACCGGTACGGCGACCAGCTTTGTGCTGAAGAGATATAAAGAAGAAGGCGTCATTTTCGAAACCGATGACGCTGATCACAGGCTGGTGATCTCACCGTGAACTACGATCAGTATCTGAACAGCAGGATTGCTGCTGTACCACCCAGCGGTATCCGCCGTTTTTTTGATCTCGCTGCATCCCGGAAGGATGCCATCTCCCTCGGCGTCGGTGAGCCGGATTTTAAAACCCCCTATCTCTTCCGTGACGCTGCGATTAATTCCCTGCTCGACGGTGAAACACAGTACACCGGAAACCGGGGCCTGATTGAGCTTCGTAATGAGATTTCCCTGTATCTGTCCGGCAGGTACAATATTTCTTACCGGCCTGAAACTGAAATACTGGTCACCATCGGCGCTTCTGAAGCAATCGATGTGGCTTTGCGTGCCCTGATTACAGATGGAGATGAAGTCCTGGTTCCCGATCCCAGCTACGTTTCCTATGCTCCCGGTGTCATTTTTGCCGGCGGCGTACCTGTTCCTGTTGAAACCAGGCAGGAGGATAATTTCAGGCTCAAAGCTGAAACCCTGGAGAAAATGATCACCCCAAAGTCCAAACTGCTGATTCTTCCTTATCCCAACAACCCGACTGGTGCCATCATGGAAAAAGAAGATCTGGAAGCCATTGCCCGGGTTGTCCGTGAACATGATCTGCTGGTCATTTCCGATGAAATCTATTCCGAGCTTGTTTATGGCGGGCATACCCACGTGGCTTTCGCTTCTGTGCCGGATATGCTTGAACGGACAATTACCATCAACGGCTTCAGTAAATCCTTTGCCATGACTGGCTGGCGGGTCGGCTATGCCTGCGGTCCGGAAGAAATCATCACGGTTATGAATAAAATTCATCAGTATGCCATTATGTGCGCACCCCGTCAGGGCCAGGTAGCTGCCACCGCCGCGCTCCGGATCGGCCGGGAAAACAATTATGAATCGGTTGCCGTTATGCGTGAAAGCTATGACCGTCGCCGCAGGCTGATGGTCACTGCTTTCAGGGACATGGGACTTGAGTGTTTTGTGCCCTACGGCGCTTTCTATGTATTCCCTTCCATTCAGCGCACCGGCATGTCCAGTGAGGAATTCTGTTCCGAACTCCTGAAAGAAAAGAACGTCGCTGCCGTTCCCGGCAACGCTTTCGGTGCTTCCGGCGAAGGACATATTCGCTGCTGCTACGCCACAGCTGTTGACAAGATCAACGTCGCCCTGGAGCGGATAGGTGATTTTGTTGCTTCCCGTTCCTGATTAACCTGGAGGATTATCAAATGTTCAGAAAAATAACCGCACTGCTTCTTTCTGTATTGCTGCTTCTGCCTGCCTGCGTCCGTGCTGAGGATGAACTGGATATTGAAGAAGTCATCGATCTCACCGAGGAGGAAAGCTCCACCTATCAGCTCGACAGTAACGGCAATACGATTATCACCGTTACCTGCACCGGGGATTTTACAATCGGCGGGGATAACTATCACAAAAAGGGCAAGAAATTCTACGATGAATTAAAGAAAAACGATGACAACATCAATTTCACCATGGCCAATGTCAGGGATATCTTTAAAAACGACACCATGACCCTGGTCAATTTTGAGGGTACCTTTACTGAAACAAAATATGTACCGGACAACAAAAAGGGAAACAGTTTCCTGTTCAACATCTCTCCTTCCTATGTGAAAGTGCTGACCGATAATTCCATTGAGGCGGTCAGCCTGGAAAACAATCACGTCATGGATCATGGCCAGGAAGGATATGAGGATACGAAGGATACGCTCCGGAATGCCGGTGTTGTCTACTCCAATTCAGAGGAAATCGGCGTTTTCTACGTCAACGATATCCAGATCGCCATGCTCAGCTATCTGTGCATAGATCGCTACGATAAGGAATATCCTCCTTATGCTAACCTTTATGAAAAGGTTGCTGCCGACATAAAAGAAACCAAGGAAAAGTATCCCATTGTGATCGTATCCTTCCACTGGGGCCGTGAAAAGGACTACAGCCCCACGCAGAACCAGATTAAAATGGGCCGGCTTGCCGTGGACAGCGGCGCCGATCTCGTCATCGGTCATCATTCCCACCGCATCAATCCCATCGAACTGTATAACGGCGTATATATCTGTTATTCCCTGGGTAATTTCTGCTTCTCAGGCAATGACAGGCCGGATGATATGAACTCCTATATTTTCCAGACCCGTTTCCTGGTGGATAAAAACACACAGGAAGCTTCCAATCTGGGATTCCGGATCATTCCGATCCGCATTACGTCCATTAAGGACCGGAATAACTATACGCCCACACCGATCACCGATGATATGAAGAAGGAAGGAATCATCAACACCCTGAAGGATAATGGCAGGAAATACCTGGATTATGCTGTTTCCGACTATCCTCTGGACTGGAAGGATTGAGTGGCTTCTATGCATGTTTCTGTTCTTCTGGATGCCTGTCACAAAGCCGGTATTGACTTCTGTACCGGTGTGCCGGATTCACTCCTGAAAGCGCTTTGCAACGAGCTTTATGCCCGTTACGGTACGGACAGCGACTGCCATGTTGTCGCCCACAATGAGGGTGGAGCGATTGCTTTATGCGCCGGACATTACCTGGCTTCCGGCCGTCCCGGCCTCTGCTATATGCAGAACAGCGGCCTTGGTAACGCGGTCAATCCCCTGGCGTCCCTGATGGATCCTGAGGTTTATGCCATTCCCTGCCTGCTGGTTGTGGGCTGGCGGGGCGAACCCGGGGTCAAGGACGAACCGCAGCATAAAAAGCAGGGCGTTATAACCCTGGATCAGCTGGATATCCTGGGTATTCCTTACCTGGTTCTTTCTCCTGACACTTCCGATGAAACCTTCCTCAGCGGTTTCAATGACCTCCTGACAGAGATGAACCGCGGCAAAACCGCCGCCATTGTCGTCAGGAAAGGAGCGCTTCAGTCCGACTGTAAACCCGAATACGGCAATCAATACCGGATGACGCGTGAAACGGCTGCCGGGATCATTCTTTCTGCTTCAGGCCAGGATGATGTGTTCGTTTCCACCACGGGCAAGCTTTCCCGTGAAATCTTTGAACTGCGGGAAGCAAGAGGCGAAGATCATTCCCGTGACTTCCTGACCGTCGGTTCCATGGGCCATGCTGCGATGATTGCCCTGCGGATTGCCGTGGAAAAGCCGGATAAAATGGTTTGGTGCCTGGATGGCGACGGAGCAAGCCTCATGCATCTGGGTGCCTTGCCGGTTATAGGAAAACGCCTTCCGGAAAATCTGGTTCATGTCATTATCAATAATGGTGCCCATGAAACTGTTGGAGGCATGCCGGTCTGCGGTGGCAGCATGAATATTCCTGCACTGGCTTCAGCTGCCGGTTACCCTTCTGTTTTTTCCGCAGATTCAGAAGATACACTTCAGTCTGTACTGAAGGATTCCCTTCCCGGTGCTGCCGGTCCTGTCCTCATTGAAGTCAGGTGTGCCTGCGGAGCACGCGCGGATCTGGGGCGTCC is a window encoding:
- a CDS encoding CapA family protein; translation: MFRKITALLLSVLLLLPACVRAEDELDIEEVIDLTEEESSTYQLDSNGNTIITVTCTGDFTIGGDNYHKKGKKFYDELKKNDDNINFTMANVRDIFKNDTMTLVNFEGTFTETKYVPDNKKGNSFLFNISPSYVKVLTDNSIEAVSLENNHVMDHGQEGYEDTKDTLRNAGVVYSNSEEIGVFYVNDIQIAMLSYLCIDRYDKEYPPYANLYEKVAADIKETKEKYPIVIVSFHWGREKDYSPTQNQIKMGRLAVDSGADLVIGHHSHRINPIELYNGVYICYSLGNFCFSGNDRPDDMNSYIFQTRFLVDKNTQEASNLGFRIIPIRITSIKDRNNYTPTPITDDMKKEGIINTLKDNGRKYLDYAVSDYPLDWKD
- a CDS encoding aminotransferase class I/II-fold pyridoxal phosphate-dependent enzyme; its protein translation is MNYDQYLNSRIAAVPPSGIRRFFDLAASRKDAISLGVGEPDFKTPYLFRDAAINSLLDGETQYTGNRGLIELRNEISLYLSGRYNISYRPETEILVTIGASEAIDVALRALITDGDEVLVPDPSYVSYAPGVIFAGGVPVPVETRQEDNFRLKAETLEKMITPKSKLLILPYPNNPTGAIMEKEDLEAIARVVREHDLLVISDEIYSELVYGGHTHVAFASVPDMLERTITINGFSKSFAMTGWRVGYACGPEEIITVMNKIHQYAIMCAPRQGQVAATAALRIGRENNYESVAVMRESYDRRRRLMVTAFRDMGLECFVPYGAFYVFPSIQRTGMSSEEFCSELLKEKNVAAVPGNAFGASGEGHIRCCYATAVDKINVALERIGDFVASRS
- the aepY gene encoding phosphonopyruvate decarboxylase, with product MHVSVLLDACHKAGIDFCTGVPDSLLKALCNELYARYGTDSDCHVVAHNEGGAIALCAGHYLASGRPGLCYMQNSGLGNAVNPLASLMDPEVYAIPCLLVVGWRGEPGVKDEPQHKKQGVITLDQLDILGIPYLVLSPDTSDETFLSGFNDLLTEMNRGKTAAIVVRKGALQSDCKPEYGNQYRMTRETAAGIILSASGQDDVFVSTTGKLSREIFELREARGEDHSRDFLTVGSMGHAAMIALRIAVEKPDKMVWCLDGDGASLMHLGALPVIGKRLPENLVHVIINNGAHETVGGMPVCGGSMNIPALASAAGYPSVFSADSEDTLQSVLKDSLPGAAGPVLIEVRCACGARADLGRPTTTPVQNRNAFMRFLQK